AATTCGCTACCATTTTATCTATCCCGTTCAGTCTTTTATAGAAGTGGATAAGCTCCTTAACGGTTATAAAAGGCACATCGAACTTATGCACGGGAACTAACTTCAAGAGGTCATAGTTTAAGCTTTCCCTGATGGCTTGTTCTAAATGAAGGGGATAGCGGGAATGTTGAGTATTGGACCTTTTACCTTTCAAACCCTGCCGGTGAACAAATTTGCTTCCCAATAATTCCTCGAGCTCCTGATCGTTGAAAACCCAATCTAATTCTATATGGAATATCTCTCTCAAGCCTTTACAAACCTGTCGGGGAGTAACCATCAAGTCGGTTCTTTCTGCTGCCTGGATAACGGTTTGATAAAGCAGTTCATCCTCCACCAATTCGATAAGTCGAGGCCTGATCTCTGCAAGAATTGCCAGTAATGCCGTCCGACCTCTGATAATTTCTTCGCTGACACCATTCGCAGTAGCATGGGCATACCGGTAATACCATCTTTTAAACCCTTGATTATGTTTGTGTTTCCTGCCGTTTGAACCAGAATGATGAAGAATTTCATTTAGCAGCCAAAGCTCCCGATTGGACAGGCGTTCTAAATCTCCTTCTCTCAGTTTTTCTAATAGAATCTCCAGTTCTGGCCGTTCTTCCTCTTCTTCGCCCAAGAACAGTAAAAACAGGTCTCCTATTTTTCCCTTGAGCATCTTTACAGTGTCCCTTGCCAGAAGGATTCGATCTTCTACAATTTCCGGATCAAACAAATCCTCATAGACGATCATAAATTTATCTGCAAAGTTAAGGGAGGATCTGGGATCCTTTTTCGTTTCTGTTCCGTATATTTTTATAAAATCCCCACAGGCTTCGTGAAAAGTTACAGAAAATCTACCTTTTTGGCTCTCCTTGATCTTTTTATATCTTTGAAGGCGCTCCAGGGTGGGTGCAAGGTTTAGGTCGGCAGAAAGTTTTAAGTTATGCTGGTAAAAGAAATTTAAATAATCCAGTATTTCTCCCAACTGCTCACCGGATACTATCAGATCAGACATCCGATGGACCACATCCATTAAATTTTGATCTATGGCCGAAGATGGATCCAACTCGTAAAAAACCGTGATATCATCTGTATCCCAATGGTTTTTCTTGATTTGAACCAGGAAATGGGTCAGCAGGGATAATTTGAGTTCCCACAAACCCTGGTTGAGGGTCTGCAGAATATGGGTTTTGGAGTGTTGGGTGCCGGTCTGGAATTTAAGTTGAAGGGCAGGGTCTTTTAAAATTCGTTCCAATATTTGATATTCTTCACCTAAGATCTCCTTACCCTCTGAATTTTTGCGCTTTAGAATCTTGCCGTAAGCCTCTAAAATTTTAACGGGATCTGCGAAAATGCAGAGATACTCCGCCAGATAGTCTAACAAAATTCGTGCTACACCCTCATCATAGCGCTCCGTGATGGGTCTACCCAGTTGATGACGCAGGAGTGCCACATAATCCTGGATTGCCAAGATGATTTCTAGAGGAAATCGTGCATTAAAAAGAACTTTACCCTCCTTTTTGATATCTTCCAGCATCGAGATGATTTGACATTGGGCATGGTCTAACCTTTCCAGGATACGATTCAGCACTCCTCTCCATTTAAAGTACTCTTGCCAGGCTTTAGAATCTTTTTTGATGTGCACCACCAATTTAGTGGTATCATAATTCCATACTTCACAGGCCTGAACATTTTGCTCGACCATTGCCTGAAGCGAGGACAATCCTTTTATAAAAAAATCAGGAGAGTCTAAAGGATACTCCCTCTGGATAAAACACTTTTCCCTGGGCAATTGTAAAAAATCACTTGAATCCATAAACCTATTTTATAAGGTCGAGAAAGGCATTTAAGGGGTGTCCTGGAGATATCTTTCGGCAAGGTTAATTTAACCAGAAATACGACCCTAAAAGAACAACTTACAGGGAAAGTAATATTCCCTCTTTATTCCTGAGTCCCTTATATACCTTATGAGTATTAATGTAAAACGGTTATTAAAAAAAATCAAAGAAAGTGATATTTTTCTTATATTCTAGACAAATATTATAAGATAAATACGAGAGTTTTCTTTTTTATCCTTTGACAGGGTTTAAAGGGATTCATTATTATTTTTTGGTTTAATTTTTTATAACTGTAATTATCGTGTTAAAAATGAGTAATGAAATCGGTTATAAAGTCTAGAGAACAACGTATCGCATATTTTATCTCTCCCCACGGTTTTGGCCATGCAGCCAGGTCGGCTGCGGTCATGCAAGCCTTACAGGAGCAAAATCCAGGGATTCAATTTGAGATTTTTACCCGGGTACCGGCCTGGTTTTTCCGAGAATCCTGGATAGAAAATTTTAATTACCACCCTTTGTTAACAGATATTGGACTCGTACAGAAAACCCCCTTGATAGAAGATCTTGGGGAAACAGTCCGGCAATTAAATCACCTCCTGCCGTTTGATTTTTCTCAAATTCAGAACCTGGCAGAATGGATTAACAGGCTAAACTGCCAGCTTGTGGTCTGTGATATTGCCCCCATGGGGATTGCCGTAGCCAAAGAAGCCGGAATTCCTTCCGTATTGATCGAAAACTTTACCTGGGATTGGATCTATGAAGGATACCTGGCTCAGGAGCCCGGATTAAGTTCTCAGATAAACTACCTGCAGGGGTTATTTAACCAGGTAAATTACCGTATTCAAACGGAACCTGTCTGCGCCTATCGCTCAGCCGATCTTATAACCCCACCGGTGAGTCGGAAAGTCAGAACCCCTCCCCTCCAAATTCGGGAGAAATTAGGGATATCTCCCCAGGACAGGATGGTTATGATCACCATGGGGGGAATCCCCGATCAATACAGATTTCTAGAGGAATTGGAGCGCCAGCACGATGTTTATTTTGTGATTCCTGGAGCCGGGGAATCCTTGGAGATTCGAGGCACCCTCATCCTTTTACCCCACCATTCTAATTTTTACCACCCGGATCTGATCCATGCCTGCGATGCCGTTGTCGGTAAATTGGGATATAGCACCCTTGCAGAGGTTTATTATGCCGGGGTTCCTTTTGGTTATGTTATACGATCCAAATTTCGGGAGTCTCAGGTACTGGCCGCCTATGTACACCGCAAAATGAGGGGTTTAGCCTTTGCAGAAACGGAATTTCAAAACGGAAACTGGTTGTCAGGCTTATCAGAGCTGTTGGCTTTACCTCGAATTTATCCGGACCATCCCAACGGAGCCACCCAGATCGCGAATTTTATTCGCCCATTACTCGATCTTATCGGTTCCTCCACTTCCTAGATAAGACCCTTTCACCCTTTTTCCCTTGAGGATTTTTTCTAAGGAAGCTTTTAAGGATATTTTTTGGGCCTACCTGCCGGTCCTCCCTTCCTTCCCAGGGAAGAGAGGATAGAGACCCAGGCCATCCCCCCGAGTTCCCCCTTCCTGCGTCGGGAAGGGGGTTAGGGAGAAGTCACTTCTATATCTTACACTGGGTTTCAACGCGGAAATGGAATGGCAGTTGTAGCTTAAACGTTCTCGTTTGAAGTTAAGCATCAATACAAGTCTTACTTCAGACTGGTACTGAGTTTAACCTTGTGGAGGGATTTTCTAGATTCGATAGACTTCTTTTGATAGTAATTGAAAGCTGCATCTAGCAGGGCTCTGGTTGCATTAAATCGGGCTTTACTGGTGGGAGAACCCAGAGTGACCGCAATAAGGCGCAAATCATTCCGTTTAGCGGTTGCCGCAAGATTAAAGCCTGCCTTACGGTAGTAGCCCGTCTTAAGTCCGTCGAGTCCTCGAAAAGATTTGAGGAGTTTATTGGTACTGGTAATTCGATAGCGTCCATTCCGAATTTTAACCGCCGGTTTAGAACTCCACTGGAGAACTTTAGGATATTTGATAAGTTCCCTGGCTAAAATAGCCATATCATAAGCACTGGAAACATTGTCATATCCGTTTTCAGAAGGAAGGCCATGAACATTTACAAAAAGGGTATCCTTCATGCCCAACTTTTGGGCATAAGCATTCATAAGTCTGACGAAATTTTCCTGATTTCCGGCGATATATTCGGCTACTGCTACCGCGGCATCATTGGCAGACCTGATTAAAACAGCCTCTAATAGCTCTTCTAAAGTTAACACCTCTCCGGGTCTTAAATTAATTCGGCTTCCCTCTACCCAACTGGCATCTTTAGATATGGAGACCTTATCCGTGAGATGGATCGTGCCCTGTCTTACTTTATCCATAGCCACCAGGGTCACCATCATTTTGGTCAAAGAGGCAGGAAGAAGCCTTTCACGAGGATTATCCTTGAACAGCACCTCGCCTGTGTTGGCATTCATGACAATAGCAGCTTTATAGGCTTTGCCTGAAGCTCTTTTAGAAGAGCGCTTCTGGGCATATAGTCTTTTCTTATAGGAAGTTCGTTTATAATTTCTGGCGATCTTTTTAGAATAGGTTTTTTTATGAAGCGTTACATCCTTCTGTCTCTCCCGTGCGGATGAGGACAAAGGTTTGCTCTTACGGGAAGTTTTAGATAAGGTAGATCCCTCTACCGATCGGAATGCCGAAGCTGGGGAAGGATCAAAAAGTAGAAGAGAAAAAATGGCTATGAAAATTAAAGAAAACCTTAAACTCTGCTGTTTCATGCTTTACTACCTCCGCTTCTTTGCTTCTTTACAAAGTCTTTAACTGTTTCCATAGTCCCACTTCAATTCTGGCCGGCTACTAAAGCATTTCTTGTTTCAAAAGTCAAGAGGAATGTGTATTTTCTTAATAAACTATTTGACATTTATCCGGCTTCAAATTCTAATAGGGGGAAGTAGGAGGATTTACCTTAAAGGCACAAAGGGTTTGAAGAAAAAGAGTATGGACCCAGGAAATTCTCCCACAGGCCCATACTTCCCTTGTGATGACCCCTTAGAAGGAGGATTAAAACATGAAGGAACCAGGAAGGGATATAGACGTAAATCCAGAGAAGAAATTGCTTACCCCGGAGGCTTTCAGACAAATTCTGGGATTTGCCGGTCTTGAACTTAACGATCAGGATCTAGAAGCCTTGGCTCCAAGGGCAGCTCACCTACTTCAAACCATTGCTCCATTAGGGGATATGGATTTGGCAGATGTCGAGCCTGTTCTCTGGTTTGATATTCTTAAAGGAGGATAAAACGGATGAACCTACAAGAAATCTCTTCCTTCAATATTCGCCAGCTTTCCACTGCTTTTGCCAGGAAAGAACTTTCTCCGGTAGAAGTCGTCCAGGCCATTTTCTCTCACATCAGTGAAACGAATCCCCGGTTTCATGCTTTTATTACCATTTTGCAGGAATCAGCCCTCCAAGAAGCTAAAGAAGCAGAAGCCAGGTTCCGTTCTGGTAACATTTTCGGTCCCTTACAGGGGATCCCCATAGCCCATAAGGACATTATTTATACCCGAGGTATTCCTACTACCGCAGCGTCCAAGGCTTATGCCGATTTTATTCCCTCGTACGATGCAACCGTGGTAACACGCTTAAAAGCTGCCGGAACGATTCTTATAGGTAAAACCAATTTACATGAGATTGCCTTTGGACCGACCAGCGCCGTATCCCATTACGGACCGGTGAGGAATCCCTGGAATTTAGAACACATTGCCGGGGGTTCCAGCGGGGGATCTGCCGTAGGAGTTCTCGTTAAATTATGCTGGGGGGCTACCGGAACCGATACCGGGGGATCTATTCGAGTCCCTGCTTCGGCGTGCGGAGTTGTGGGAATAAAACCGACTTACGGCAGAGTAAGTCGCCATGGAGTAATTCCTCTGGCCTGGACCCTGGATCATATAGGTCCGATAACGGGATGTGTGGAAGATGCCGCTTTGTTACTGGAAGCCATGGCCGGATATGACCCCAATGATTTAACCACCAGCCAGCAACCGGTTCCCAACTACATCCGGTCCCTTACCGGGGATATTCGAGGTCTCAGAATTGGGGTCCCCAAAGAGTATTTCTTTGAACGGGCCGAGGACGAAGTAATACAGGCAGTTCGCGAAGCCATCCGGGTATTGGAAAATCTGGGGGCCTATCCTGAGGAAATTTCGCTCCCACATATGAAATATGCCCCTTTGGTCCGCGGGGCTATTATCTTTGCAGAGGCTAGTGCTTACCATGAAAAAGCCTTGCGAACAAGATGGAAAGACTTCTCTTCCGATATTCAGGGTAAACTCACCCTGGGAGCAACCATTCCAGCCAGGCGCTATATTCAAGCCCAACAAGCAAGACGCCTGTTAGAAAGGGACTTTCTTAACGCTTTCCAACGTGTGGATGTGATCATCACCCCCACACTTCCGGTTGTTCCTCCCAAAATCGGTGAGGAGGTCGTTAAGATCAAAGGGACAGAAACCGATATAGCCGGAGCTCTTATCCCGTTCACTTTTCCCTATAATGCAACGGGTTTACCTGCTATCTCCGTTCCTTGTGGATTTTCAGCTTCGGGATTACCTATCGGGTTGCAGATTGGAGGAAAACCCTTTGACGAGGAAACCGTCCTTCGAGTTGCCTACGCCTATGAGCAGCAAACACCCTGGCGGAATAAGAAAATACCCGGTCGGTGAGGAAAGAATCCAGAGTATAGGGCAAGTAGAGGTTTGATGCGAGTGCTTTTCCCCCATTTATTCTGAACCCTCCCCTCGGTTCAGGATAAACTTATGGAAGGGCAATCCCTACCGGCACTGGGATCGCCCTTCGATTTTGCTCAGATGCTTGGGGTGCAGCAGCTTGTCCACCTTGCCAAAATGAACATAACAAAATAATCGGTACACCTAATATTAACCTAACCTTGAAAAGTTAAATAAAGATAGAGGATTCCCATACCGACATAGGCAAGAGTACATAAACCCATTAAAATCTGGGTGATGGGATGGGGTTTGATCCAGTTGGGAAAAACTTTAGGAAGCAGGACATAATTCAGATAGATAAGACCCGGACAGAAAAAACCCATAGCTAAAAATGAAACAACCCCACGAAGGACAATCAATTGACCGGGTTGGGCCATCGCCATGGTAATAACGGTTAATACGGTAAATATCGCTACAAAGATATAATACCAAGTTCGGTAATGGAGTTTTTGAGCTCCCGGAATGTTGGAGTAAAAGAAATCGGCCTGGACGCGGGAATAGCCGTCGGTAAGTTGTAACCAGGCATCACAGAGGAAAGCGGCAGCCACAATGAGAAACAGGGCTTTACCTATAGGACCCCAGGCCACTTCAAAGAAGGCAGATTGCACCACGGCGATTTCCCATCCCTTGGGGATTTTACCTTCCGGTAACAGAAGAGCAAAGGCGAGCCAGCACATAATCATGGTGGTAAGGAAATTTAAAAAAACTCCGATAAAGTTCTCGAAACTAAAATAATGGACCCAGCCTTTATAATTTCGCTTATTTTCCTCGGTATCCGTGAAAAAAAAGCCCGTAGCAGGGATTGCTTCCGCTTCCCCTGTGATCGGTGAAGTAACCCGTCCGATAATTTTCCCCATTCCGATTCCTTTATCGCGCATCCAGTAACCGATGAATAACTGACCAAAACCCCCTGCTCCGGCAAATGCAATGCTGGTAACCAGGGTATTTAAATCCTTAGGATCCCAATTTTCTACCTGGCTCGGTAAGGTCAAACGAGGAATTAAAGCAGCAAAGAAATCCCCACTTACTGCAAGAACTTTTTCCTGGAATAAAGCAAAAATAATCCCGGTCATGGTAATAAACACAACCACCATGGAAAATTTTTCAATAATATTGTAGACCACTCGACCGAAGATCAGGGCGATCAGATAGATCCCAATGGTCAGGTAACCCCAGAACAAAGACTGACCCCTCGGAGTCCAGCCTGATGGGAATCCCGTCAGGGCAGCCAGGGCAGTACCTCCGGCAGAAGCATAGGCACCAAACCAGGCATTCTCGATAAAGATTCCAATCCACATGATCCAGGCATATACCCGGCTGACTCTACTAAAGCCGGTCATAGGTGTCTCACCCGTTGCAACGGTATAGCGACAGATTTCTAGATTCACCCAATATTGAAGCATAGAGGCCGGAATTAATAAACCCAAGAACGCAGCGCCATACTTGGCCGTCAAATAGGGCCACCAGATAAGTTCTCCAGAACCCTGAGCCAAGGCAGCCCACAAGATACCGGGTCCTATATAAGCAAAAATTCCCATAAAGGTTGGAAGTGTTGCTAATTTAAGAGGAGCTAAATTTCCCAAGAAAGCCTCCTCAGCAGTTCTAGAAGCTATATTTTTCGCCATTTTGTACCTCCTTGAAAAGAACTTTCTCCTGTGCTTATTGGAGAAAATCTTGGTTATTTGGCCTAATCATCCCACCATCTTATCCTCACCCTCATCCTCACCATACCGGGAAGGATAAATCAAGCAAAAAATACGGAAATGGTATTAAAAAATAAAGGATTGACTTTTTTCCAAGGACCGACTATACCTGACCGAATATATCCTTGAGGTTAAAACTTCTTGGAAGGAGAGAAAATTCTTAAAAAAATCCATCCAGGAGCCAAGATATGAGGATAATCCCACAGGCTTTAGGCCTAATGGATCTTTTGGAGCAAGATATTCCATTTTGTATCCAAACATTTCGGGTTTAAAGTAAGATAATAAAAAGTAAGATAATAATTGATTCCGTAAGGGCACGACGCGCCGTGCCCTTACTAAAGGAGGAAGATTTTATGAACCAAGAAGACCTCTGTTTTATGCCGGCAACCGACCTGGTAGCAGCTTTTCTGGCGAAGAAATTATCTCCTGTAGAGGTTATGGATGCCGTTATTGCACGGATTGAACGAATCAATCCCATAGTAAATGCTTTCTGTACCTTAACCCTGGAAGAGGCCCGTCAAAAAGCAAAGGAGGCTGAGGTAGCCATCATGCGAGGAGATCGCTTAGGGCCTCTGCATGGAGTTCCTGTCTCCATTAAAGACTTAGTTATTACCAAAGGGGTAAGGACCATGCGGGGATCTAAAATTTATGAGAATTATATACCCGATGAAGATGCCCCGGTGGTAGAGCGCTTGCGGGATGCCGGAGCCATTATGCTGGGTAAGACGACCACCCCAGAGTTTGGATGGAAGGGCGTGACCGATAGTCCGGTTACCGGCATCACACGTAACCCCTGGAATCTGGAACGGACCTGTGGAGGATCCAGTGGGGGAGCTGGGGTTGCCGTTGCGGCAGGTCTGGGGCCGATTGCCCAGGGTTCTGATGGTGGAGGATCGATTCGTATCCCCAGCAGTTTTTGTGGCATTTATGGTCTAAAACCTACGTATGGCCGGATAGCCGCTTATCCCCCCAGCGCTATGGAGACCTTTTCCCATCTGGGTCCGATGACCCGAACGGTCAAAGACGCAGCTCTTATGATGCAAGTCATGGCTGGTCCTGACGAGCGGGATCGCCTCTCTCTCCCCGCCCAAAATATAGATTATCTGGCCGCCACCGAGGGAGATATTCGCGGGCTCCGCGTGGCCTGGAGTGTCGATTTGGGTTATGCCGCTGTCGATCCGGAAGTGGCACGAATCACCGAAGCGGCTGCGAAGGTATTCATCGATTTAGGATGTCAGGTAGAAGCGGTCGATCCGGGATTTGGGAATCCAGAGCCCTTTTTTGCAATCTTTTGGATCGGAGGAATCGGTACCTTTATCAGTGATTACCTTCCCAAATGGGAATCCCAAATGGACCCGGGACTGCTTACGTTTGCCGAGCAACTCAAGAGTCTGACTGCAAAGGACTATGTCCAGGCTACTTTTAAACGGGTAGAATTCTGGCAAAAGGTCCGAAAATTCTTTGAGAAATACGATTTGCTTCTGACCCCTTCCGTTGCAGTACCTCCCTTCCAGATCGGGATCAACTCACCTCCGGAAATCGCAGGTGAAAAAATTTCCTGGATCAACTGGACGCCTTTTACCTATCCTTTTAATCTCACCGGACAGCCTGCTGCTACGGTCCCTTGTGGTTGGACCCAGGATGGGTTACCGGTTGGTCTACAAATTGTAGGTCGACGCTACGATGAAGCCACCGTACTCAGAGCCTCGGCGGCCTTTGAGAGGGCAAAACCCTGGGCAAATAAACGACCGAAGCTATAAATAGAAAAAGAGGATGGGGAAAGGAAAAAATCAGGGCTTTCTCCCATCCTCTTGACAATAAGTAGTAGGGGCGTAAGGCCTTACGCCCCTACTTTGGTCAATAGTTGATAAGCCAGGGTAGAGGGTATCTATTTCAAACGGGATTCACATCGGGCATGGTCCGTTAAAACCTGGATTCGATGAACCAGGACCTCAAAAATACCCTGGGAAACGGCCGGATAATCTTCCAGGATTTCCCAAAAACTCTCCCGGTCCAGTTTTAAACAGAGGCAATGTTCCAGGGCGCGAGCAGAGAAAAGACGGGGTTGACGCGTGAGCACCTCCAGGGTACCGAAACTTTCACCGGGTTTAACCAATTCTACGTGCCCGGAAGTTCGGTGTAATTCCACATTTCCACTCACCAGGCTAAAAATCTCTTGAGCCACCTCTCCTTCGGTAAATATAACCTGACCGGGTTGAAACTCTACTTCCTCACTTTCATTGCTAAGCAAAAGTAATTCATGGGGACCCAATCGGGAAAAAATATCGGTCTTACCCAAACTTTCTAGTTTCTGAATCGTGGTAAGGGAAAGATTTTTTTCTTG
This sequence is a window from Candidatus Limnocylindrales bacterium. Protein-coding genes within it:
- a CDS encoding amidase; amino-acid sequence: MNQEDLCFMPATDLVAAFLAKKLSPVEVMDAVIARIERINPIVNAFCTLTLEEARQKAKEAEVAIMRGDRLGPLHGVPVSIKDLVITKGVRTMRGSKIYENYIPDEDAPVVERLRDAGAIMLGKTTTPEFGWKGVTDSPVTGITRNPWNLERTCGGSSGGAGVAVAAGLGPIAQGSDGGGSIRIPSSFCGIYGLKPTYGRIAAYPPSAMETFSHLGPMTRTVKDAALMMQVMAGPDERDRLSLPAQNIDYLAATEGDIRGLRVAWSVDLGYAAVDPEVARITEAAAKVFIDLGCQVEAVDPGFGNPEPFFAIFWIGGIGTFISDYLPKWESQMDPGLLTFAEQLKSLTAKDYVQATFKRVEFWQKVRKFFEKYDLLLTPSVAVPPFQIGINSPPEIAGEKISWINWTPFTYPFNLTGQPAATVPCGWTQDGLPVGLQIVGRRYDEATVLRASAAFERAKPWANKRPKL
- a CDS encoding amidase; amino-acid sequence: MNLQEISSFNIRQLSTAFARKELSPVEVVQAIFSHISETNPRFHAFITILQESALQEAKEAEARFRSGNIFGPLQGIPIAHKDIIYTRGIPTTAASKAYADFIPSYDATVVTRLKAAGTILIGKTNLHEIAFGPTSAVSHYGPVRNPWNLEHIAGGSSGGSAVGVLVKLCWGATGTDTGGSIRVPASACGVVGIKPTYGRVSRHGVIPLAWTLDHIGPITGCVEDAALLLEAMAGYDPNDLTTSQQPVPNYIRSLTGDIRGLRIGVPKEYFFERAEDEVIQAVREAIRVLENLGAYPEEISLPHMKYAPLVRGAIIFAEASAYHEKALRTRWKDFSSDIQGKLTLGATIPARRYIQAQQARRLLERDFLNAFQRVDVIITPTLPVVPPKIGEEVVKIKGTETDIAGALIPFTFPYNATGLPAISVPCGFSASGLPIGLQIGGKPFDEETVLRVAYAYEQQTPWRNKKIPGR
- a CDS encoding D-alanyl-D-alanine carboxypeptidase family protein translates to MKQQSLRFSLIFIAIFSLLLFDPSPASAFRSVEGSTLSKTSRKSKPLSSSARERQKDVTLHKKTYSKKIARNYKRTSYKKRLYAQKRSSKRASGKAYKAAIVMNANTGEVLFKDNPRERLLPASLTKMMVTLVAMDKVRQGTIHLTDKVSISKDASWVEGSRINLRPGEVLTLEELLEAVLIRSANDAAVAVAEYIAGNQENFVRLMNAYAQKLGMKDTLFVNVHGLPSENGYDNVSSAYDMAILARELIKYPKVLQWSSKPAVKIRNGRYRITSTNKLLKSFRGLDGLKTGYYRKAGFNLAATAKRNDLRLIAVTLGSPTSKARFNATRALLDAAFNYYQKKSIESRKSLHKVKLSTSLK
- a CDS encoding Nramp family divalent metal transporter; the encoded protein is MAKNIASRTAEEAFLGNLAPLKLATLPTFMGIFAYIGPGILWAALAQGSGELIWWPYLTAKYGAAFLGLLIPASMLQYWVNLEICRYTVATGETPMTGFSRVSRVYAWIMWIGIFIENAWFGAYASAGGTALAALTGFPSGWTPRGQSLFWGYLTIGIYLIALIFGRVVYNIIEKFSMVVVFITMTGIIFALFQEKVLAVSGDFFAALIPRLTLPSQVENWDPKDLNTLVTSIAFAGAGGFGQLFIGYWMRDKGIGMGKIIGRVTSPITGEAEAIPATGFFFTDTEENKRNYKGWVHYFSFENFIGVFLNFLTTMIMCWLAFALLLPEGKIPKGWEIAVVQSAFFEVAWGPIGKALFLIVAAAFLCDAWLQLTDGYSRVQADFFYSNIPGAQKLHYRTWYYIFVAIFTVLTVITMAMAQPGQLIVLRGVVSFLAMGFFCPGLIYLNYVLLPKVFPNWIKPHPITQILMGLCTLAYVGMGILYLYLTFQG
- a CDS encoding glycosyltransferase family protein translates to MKSVIKSREQRIAYFISPHGFGHAARSAAVMQALQEQNPGIQFEIFTRVPAWFFRESWIENFNYHPLLTDIGLVQKTPLIEDLGETVRQLNHLLPFDFSQIQNLAEWINRLNCQLVVCDIAPMGIAVAKEAGIPSVLIENFTWDWIYEGYLAQEPGLSSQINYLQGLFNQVNYRIQTEPVCAYRSADLITPPVSRKVRTPPLQIREKLGISPQDRMVMITMGGIPDQYRFLEELERQHDVYFVIPGAGESLEIRGTLILLPHHSNFYHPDLIHACDAVVGKLGYSTLAEVYYAGVPFGYVIRSKFRESQVLAAYVHRKMRGLAFAETEFQNGNWLSGLSELLALPRIYPDHPNGATQIANFIRPLLDLIGSSTS